Proteins co-encoded in one Malus domestica chromosome 09, GDT2T_hap1 genomic window:
- the LOC103428996 gene encoding F-box protein SKIP14-like: protein MALNLSRGSILPAYPSSEHSSCSSVKYPNGYVMDQFKEKDLDGICDDPSSSWSSNLDLKHTHCKSELGGYCDRSADDIVDRLPVDPFGMEIRSTFTAITGWFQGFEPNYESCSSGWDEGKAKMVDGGLFAGLNWVWNSAVWYQPEVCDLKFDGVSIPYDSFDGFGINDGGFALDDSVEEFLSFSYVGDLDVFDGAKQLQVGTKEIQGCGIMCPESEASAPHDAMFYALRFLGVKDLLSVERVCKSFRNAVRSDPLPWRSIVIDWPLNERITDDVLVKLTSRAQGTLQTLGLVHCVKITDGGLQGVFDSNPRLTKLSVPGCLKISVECILLNIRTLKSAGNPGIKQLRIGGLSGITDKQFEELKFLLATDNHIQSRAPKPRFFNGGLSYGSCDDDCPIDIEACPRCQRLSLVYDCPAKSCQGKQPADQKCRACTLCIARCISCGCCLKDCDYEETFCLDLLCLHCLESLLNCQEKHGEKGAPKCAIFCQENRYQFCLVG from the exons ATGGCTTTGAATCTCTCTCGTGGCTCAATCTTGCCTGCGTATCCGTCCTCGGAGCATAGTTCGTGTTCTTCTGTTAAATACCCTAATGGGTATGTGATGGATCAATTCAAGGAAAAGGATTTGGATGGTATTTGTGATGATCCGTCAAGTTCTTGGAGTTCCAATTTGGATTTGAAGCATACCCATTGTAAGAGCGAATTGGGTGGTTATTGTGACCGTTCTGCCGATGATATTGTGGATCGATTGCCTGTCGATCCTTTTGGAATGGAGATTAGGTCTACGTTTACGGCGATCACTGGTTGGTTTCAAGGTTTCGAACCAAATTATGAATCTTGTAGCTCTGGGTGGGATGAAGGAAAGGCAAAAATGGTTGATGGCGGATTGTTTGCCGGTCTGAATTGGGTTTGGAATAGCGCTGTGTGGTATCAGCCGGAAGTTTGTGACCTGAAATTTGATGGAGTATCAATCCCATATGACAGCTTTGATGGGTTCGGGATCAATGATGGAGGTTTTGCATTGGATGACAGTGTGGAGGAGTTTCTGAGTTTTAGCTATGTGGGGGACTTAGATGTTTTTGATGGAGCTAAGCAACTGCAGGTTGGAACTAAGGAAATACAGGGTTGTGGCATCATGTGTCCCGAGAGTGAGGCGAGTGCTCCGCATGATGCTATGTTTTATGCATTGCGTTTTCTTGGTGTTAAGGACCTTCTGTCGGTTGAAAGGGTTTGCAAGTCTTTTCGTAATGCAGTTAGAAGTGACCCTCTTCCATGGAGGAGTATTGTCATCGATTGGCCGTTGAATGAGCGCATCACCGATGATGTTCTTGTAAAACTAACAAGCAGGGCTCAAGGCACACTTCAAACCTTGGGTTTAGTGCATTGCGTTAAGATCACTGATGGTGGGCTGCAGGGTGTGTTCGACAGCAACCCGAGGTTGACAAAG TTAAGTGTTCCCGGATGTCTTAAAATCAGTGTCGAGTGCATCTTGTTAAACATAAGGACCTTGAAGTCTGCAGGCAACCCCGGAATAAAGCAGTTAAGAATTGGTGGGCTCTCTGGTATAACAGACAAGCAGTTCGAAGAGTTGAAATTCTTGCTTGCCACAGATAACCATATCCAGTCTAGAGCCCCGAAACCTCGGTTTTTTAATGGTGGGTTGTCGTATGGCTCTTGTGATGATGATTGTCCCATCGACATCGAAGCATGCCCCAGGTGCCAGAGACTTAGTTTAGTTTATGATTGCCCTGCTAAGAGTTGCCAAGGGAAACAACCTGCCGATCAGAAGTGCAGGGCTTGCACGCTCTGCATAGCTCGCTGTATTAGTTGCGGGTGCTGCCTTAAAGACTGCGATTATGAGGAGACATTTTGTCTAGACTTGCTTTGCTTGCATTGTTTGGAGAGCCTACTCAACTGTCAAGAGAAGCATGGAGAAAAGGGCGCTCCCAAGTGCGCCATATTCTGTCAGGAAAACAGGTACCAATTTTGCCTTGTTGGCTAA